GACAACGAGGCCTGCCAGCGTCTCGGTACGGATGACCCGTGGCGTGTACTTGGCGCGAAGTGAGCCAATGCTGGGACGCGTCGGCCCTTGGGGCGGCGCGGACATGACGGAGTTGGTCAACGGGACCTTTCAATCGCACGCACCGGGTGGGTCACCGGCGGCGTGGAGCGCGCAAGAGTGCGTCGCTCAAAGAACAGAAATCATCGGAGCCGGCGAGGATTACGCGCGGCTTCGTCCCTCTAGTGTCGCATCCAGCGAACTTCGACCCTCCGCTAGCGCGTGACGACGACGACGCCAGTCGGCTCACCATCCTGCAGGCGAGGCGCGCGAACCAGGGTCCAGTCCAGTTCAGAGGCAGCGAATACCTCATACTCTGCGGGCTTATCGGCGACGACTGCGCCACCGAGCTTCTGGAGGAGGAAGGAGATGACCTTGTCTCGCGGACCAAGACGCGGACCTCGTTGCCTCGGTCGAGCAGTAGATCAACAAGTGGCCCGCCGGTCTTTCCGGTGGCCCCAATAACCGCAAACTTCATCGTCGTCAGCCCCGTTCGGCCGTGGTGTGATCATGGGTGATCCTTGGTTGATCGCGGGTGACCTCGACAAACCGCGCGAGCAACTCGGCGAATCTGAGCCGATCGGCCGCGTTCCAATCACGCATTGCCTGGCCCAAGAAATCGGTCCGGAAAGCAGTACCGGCACGGGCAAGTGAGCGCCCGCGCCGAGTGAGCCGAACAGTGACGCGGCGGGCGTCGGTCCTTGACGGTCGCCGCTCAATAACACCGACCGACTCGGCCCGGTTGAGCAACCGACTCGCCGTTGAATGGGCGACATCCAGCGCATCGGCCAGGTCGGCCACGCTCACCTCTCGTCGATCCGCCATCCGGGTCAGCGCATCGGCAATCCACATCGTCGACAATTCGACTTCACCTAGTCGTGAATCAGACAGCCGATCGGGGGTCGACCACAGGTGGCGAAGACCCATTAGCGCTTCGTCGATTTGGACCAGGTCAGCGTCAGGCATCGGGCAACCAGACCTGCCGATTGGCGATGGCCCAATCCGCAAACGACATCGGGGGTTTGCCGGTCACTTCGGCCACATCGTCGGTTAGCCCGGCTGCTTTGCCGAGCCGGGCTATGGAGTAGATCGCCAGCGTGACCAACACCATTGCCCGTGGCATGCCCAGGACACTGGACGCGTGACGCATGTACGCGGCCAGACCCGGTTTCGCATAACGAATTGGTCGGCCGGTCACGTCGGTCAGGGTCGCCGCAACTTGCTCGTAGGTGAGAGCTGCTGGCCCGGTCGGGGTCCACGCCCTATCGACGTGAGCCGCTGGATTGAGTAAGGCCACGCTAGCCACGGCGGCGACGTCGGCGGCCGCCACGAAAGCGGTCTTCCCGTTGCCAGCCGGGACCATGATCTCGTCTCGATCCCGAATGTCAGTCACGTGCGTCGTGGACAGGTTTTCCATGAAGAACGACGGACGGACGAACGTCCAGTTCAGACCGCTCTGGAGCAGCCAGGCCTCGATCTTGGCGTGCGGGACGACCTTGTTGTTCTCCGCACCCTGCAACGAGAGCAGCACGATGTGTGTGACGCCAGCGGCCTTCGCCGCCGCCAACGACGGCACCATGTCACGCTTGATGTTGCTCAATTGCGGCGGCCGCATGAGGAACATCAACCTGACCCCCGCGAACGCGCTATCCCACGTTGATGGGTCGGTGAAGTCAAACCGCACGGCCTCTACGGATTCGCCGAATGTCTCGCTCACTTTTGCCGCATCTATGTCCGCGGCGCGCACAGAACGGCCCGCATTCACAAGGTCCGTCACGACCATTCGACCGATGTTTCCCAGCGCACCCGTAACGAGGATCGGGACATTGGTGTCATTCATCTAACCCTCCATATACATGTAGCATACATATATGTGGAGGGCTTACTGACACGTGCACTGTTCTGCCTGCGGCGCATGGAAGGTCAGCGAAACATCCACCGTTGGCACACGCACCGCCCTGCTCAACATCGCCTTCAGAGACGTCAACGATGCACACAGTCACGATTCGGTGATACGGCAACGCGCCCGGTTACCAAGCGCATTGTTCAAGAGGTTCGAGCCGACAACCTTGGGCTCAACGACTCCAGGACGCGCAGAAGTGCGCGTTGCCCCTGCCCTATCCCTCTGGAGCCTTCCTGCTGGGATCGTGGACCTCGCCGACTATCTGTTGCATCGTCGCGGCAAATCGTTCCTGACTGAACCGTCTCGCGTGAGCGTGCAGCACCTTCGGCTCGGTAGCGGGAACTCTTCTGATCGCATCTGCTACGGCTTCAGCGGTGGCTTCTTCGACGAATACGCCGCTAACGCCCTCGATGGTTGTGTCGAGGTATCCGCCGTAGCGCAGCACAATCGTCGGCTTGCCAAATTCGTTTGCTTCTAGCGGCGTCAGCCCGAAATCCTCCCGGGCGACGCTAACCACGGCACCGCAGGAAGAGTACAGCCACCGCAGTTGCGCGTCGCTCACTGTGCCAAGAGCCCGGACGCGCGAGGAGGTTGAGCCTGTAACCGTTTCGCTGCCGACCACGATCAGTCTCTGGTTCGGAAGGAGTCGCTCGACCGCATCCTCCACAATGCTGACGTTCTTGTAGCCTCGGCCCCGGCTAACCACCAACAGAAAGCCGGGCTCGAGGCCGCTCACTGGCGTCCGCGGGCCAGACCGGTCGAGCACGACGGGGGGCGGCAACAGCAACGCGTCCAGACCGTATGCCTGGCTGATCCGAGCCACCACCGCCCGTGAATTCCCCACATAGGTGTGCGCACGGCGCGCAGCTCGCCGATCCCAGGCTCGCAAGGCGGGGCCTAGCATCTGGGTAGCCACTCTCGCGCTGTGTGGGAGCCCGGCAAGATAGTCGGCGGGTTGGTACAGCCATCTCGCTGTGTTATGGCAGTAGACAATCTTCGGCTGCGGTCCCCCGATCCCGTGGGCCCAGCCACTGCTGCTGCATATGAGGATGTCGGCCCCTCTAACGGTGTGCTGGCTAAACGCCGGGGCGAGAAGTGGAAAGGCCCGGCGAGCGTCGGTTCGCAAACCTGACATGCGGTTGATTGACAGCGTCTCGACTTCAACGTCGCGGAATTCGGGAAAGCTGTGTTCGGGATCGTATAGCGCGGTGACAAGCCGCGAGTTAGGGAAGGCACGCAGCAGTGACAGCACGACCCGTTCGGCGCCACCGATCTGGGTTACATAGTCATGGACGATGGCGATGCGCGGGTCAGACACTCTGCTGGTATTGGCCACTGTGCACTCCGTCCGGCTCTGCACCTGCCCGGGTTCGCGGCCGCCGCGAGATTAGTCTCGGTACGCGCGGGACGGTGGCTTTCACGACAGGGCACGCCCGGGTTTGGCTTGGGTGGCGCGTCATCACGTTGCGAGCTTCACCACCTTGAAATCGAGCAATTGCTGAAGGAAGGCGGCGACGTCTGCCCTGCACGCTTCCTCAGCCACGTCGTATTCGCGGATCAAGATGGCGACGATCTCATCGGGGGTTCTCGGCTCCGTCAGAAGCGCCCAAATCCGCGTCGCAACAGTATCCAGCCCCACATAGTCGAGGTCGGGGCTCAGCAACACGTAATCATCGCCAACGTTCGCACCGAGCACATCCTGGTCGCGCACAAACAGCGCTCCCGCGGNNNNNNNNNNNNNNNNNNNNNNNNNNNNNNNNNNNNNNNNNNNNNNNNNNNNNNNNNNNNNNNNNNNNNNNNNNNNNNNNNNNNNNNNNNNNNNNNNNNNATCAGTTGGATCCGCGAGCGCACCGCGAGGCAACAGTTCAGGGTTTCCGCCAACCGGTGCGGCAACCACGCCGACACCGCGAGCAAGCCCTTCCAGAATCGCGTAAGAACAATTCTCCCAAACCGACGGGAGGCACAGGACGTCAACGCCGCCAAGCCACTGCGCAGAATTCACCCAGCCATCGAAGCGAACCCGCTCAGTTAGTCCGAGTTGCGAAACGAGTCGCCGCAGCATCGGTTCGGTCTCTCCCGAACCCGCGAGCGCCAGCATCGCTTGCTGATCCCGGCCCGCCAGCTCGGCAAACGCCCGAACCAATAGATCCACTCGCTTCTCTGGAGCGAAGCGGCCAAGGTATCCCACCACGGCCCTACCTGGAACGCCCAGCGCGATGGCGCTTGGGTCCAGCCGGTCGATCCCGTTACGCACCACACGCACGTCTGTGCGCTGTGTCGGTCGCCAGCGGTCACGCACCGCTTGAGCAGTCGCCTCAGAAACGCCGATAATCCCACGGGTCCGTCTCATGCGCGCAATGTGAGCGAGGGCGGTCACTGCGCCGTCTGCCCGACCGTTCGCATAGGTCGCCCGATCACCGG
This sequence is a window from Candidatus Nanopelagicales bacterium. Protein-coding genes within it:
- a CDS encoding SDR family oxidoreductase; protein product: MKFAVIGATGKTGGPLVDLLLDRGNEVRVLVRETRSSPSSSRSSVAQSSPISPQSMRYSLPLNWTGPWFARLACRMVSRLASSSSRASGGSKFAGCDTRGTKPRVILAGSDDFCSLSDALLRAPRRR
- a CDS encoding MarR family transcriptional regulator: MPDADLVQIDEALMGLRHLWSTPDRLSDSRLGEVELSTMWIADALTRMADRREVSVADLADALDVAHSTASRLLNRAESVGVIERRPSRTDARRVTVRLTRRGRSLARAGTAFRTDFLGQAMRDWNAADRLRFAELLARFVEVTRDQPRITHDHTTAERG
- a CDS encoding NmrA family NAD(P)-binding protein, with amino-acid sequence MNDTNVPILVTGALGNIGRMVVTDLVNAGRSVRAADIDAAKVSETFGESVEAVRFDFTDPSTWDSAFAGVRLMFLMRPPQLSNIKRDMVPSLAAAKAAGVTHIVLLSLQGAENNKVVPHAKIEAWLLQSGLNWTFVRPSFFMENLSTTHVTDIRDRDEIMVPAGNGKTAFVAAADVAAVASVALLNPAAHVDRAWTPTGPAALTYEQVAATLTDVTGRPIRYAKPGLAAYMRHASSVLGMPRAMVLVTLAIYSIARLGKAAGLTDDVAEVTGKPPMSFADWAIANRQVWLPDA
- a CDS encoding glycosyltransferase: MANTSRVSDPRIAIVHDYVTQIGGAERVVLSLLRAFPNSRLVTALYDPEHSFPEFRDVEVETLSINRMSGLRTDARRAFPLLAPAFSQHTVRGADILICSSSGWAHGIGGPQPKIVYCHNTARWLYQPADYLAGLPHSARVATQMLGPALRAWDRRAARRAHTYVGNSRAVVARISQAYGLDALLLPPPVVLDRSGPRTPVSGLEPGFLLVVSRGRGYKNVSIVEDAVERLLPNQRLIVVGSETVTGSTSSRVRALGTVSDAQLRWLYSSCGAVVSVAREDFGLTPLEANEFGKPTIVLRYGGYLDTTIEGVSGVFVEEATAEAVADAIRRVPATEPKVLHAHARRFSQERFAATMQQIVGEVHDPSRKAPEG
- a CDS encoding PqqD family protein; this translates as AGALFVRDQDVLGANVGDDYVLLSPDLDYVGLDTVATRIWALLTEPRTPDEIVAILIREYDVAEEACRADVAAFLQQLLDFKVVKLAT
- a CDS encoding glycosyltransferase; this encodes MSEIAGVGRHVLDVAHAGIPGWELRFLLPHGPLHDELSAKGLTAGLEFGTQAGVRRSAKAVAQAARAQRADVIHSHLAWADLVAAVPRLGGSIRISTEHGIAGDRATYANGRADGAVTALAHIARMRRTRGIIGVSEATAQAVRDRWRPTQRTDVRVVRNGIDRLDPSAIALGVPGRAVVGYLGRFAPEKRVDLLVRAFAELAGRDQQAMLALAGSGETEPMLRRLVSQLGLTERVRFDGWVNSAQWLGGVDVLCLPSVWENCSYAILEGLARGVGVVAAPVGGNPELLPRGALADPTD